Genomic DNA from candidate division KSB1 bacterium:
GTGTCGCCTTGGCAAGCGGAGAGCCGGGATCCCCAGCGTGCCCAATAGGCAGTCGCGAGACACTACCCTCTGGGCCAGGCCGACGAAAGCACGAATTGAGATGCCACAGGACCAAGCGGGGCGCCTCGCGACAAAAGGCTCCCCACCATCTGGGTGGGCCACTCCCGGACGAACCGACCGGGCTCTTCCCGCTTCTGGACTTTGGGGAATGGTCTCCTCGGCTCAAAGGAAGGCGACGGCATCCGCAGATTCCGCCACCCCAGGAAGCAAGGCGGAAGGAAACGTCGAGTTACGGAGCCTGCGAGACGACCACCCGTCTTCCCCCAACTTGGTCACTGGCCCCGCCGACCCGACGCTGCCTATCGCTCGCTACACAGCTCACGGGACGCAGAAGCCCCCTTCCAACTCTCAGCAATCCCCTTGTGGACGCCCGCCACGGACGAATCGCGTTCCCAACAGGCTCGGGCACGTTTAGCGACCGCGCGGGCTCTTGGAGAAGACCAGCCAGCCTCCAGACAGCGTAGCCAGCTTGGCTGCAGGCGGGTACTCGCCTCGTAGCTGGAACGCGTAGTGTCCCACAGGCGTGAGCTGGCACGAGAACACAGCCGGTCCACGCGACACGTTCAGGTAAGGACCCCGACTGTCCTCCCCGAACTCGGCCCAGAAGATCGGCCCTCGGCCCCCTTGAATGGACAAGCTTCCCACGTATTCACCATTTGGCAAGAACAGGAACAGGCGATCGGAGAAATGATCGGTAACCCCAACGTAGTTGAGCCCCTCGAGCCAGATGAGTCTGGCCGGAGAGCGAAGACCCTCTTCCCAGGCGGCCTGGAGACCCGGAATTCTGTGCAAAGATGGCAGCTTGCCGAACCAGAGCACGGAATCGTACGCGTCCGCCGCCCAGACCAGGTCCCCATATCGCGGGAGACAGAGCACCGCTGTCGGCCTGCCGTCCAGAGCGATGGGATCCCCTGCCGGCTGAAGGTCGGGGTCTACCGGGACGAGTTTTCTGCCGTCTGCATCTGCAAGGATGAAGCCTGTGGAGCTCGGCGAAATGTCAGTCCCCCAGGCAATCCCTATGGACCCAAGATCGAGGCTCCGTGGCGAACCTTCGTCCTCACCGGGTAATCCGTACGCGCGATTGTTGGCAACGTCCAACAGCCATACGGTACCGTCCGCACCCATGGCAAACTTGCCGATGTGGATCGTCGGCTTCCCCAATTCCTGCCCAAGCGTCAGGTTCCTGCCGATGAATTCGTACCGGTGAGCCAGGCGATTGAACTGCAGCTCCCCTTGCGACGTCTTCCACACGGAGATCGAGCCTTCCGCCCCTCCTAACGCAATGCCCGAGCCCGCAATGTTCAGAGCAGGCAAAATGCCTACCGCTAGCGTCTGGTGAGGCTGGACAAAAAAGGTATCCACGTAAACTGGCCAGAAACCGTCGGCCCAGAGGATGAATTGGTGGCGCACGCCGACCGGAAGCTGCATCTCTTCGCCTGCGTAGCGAGGCAAGTCCCTAACGACGCCTCCGTCCCTGAGTACGGTGAGACGAACAGGGCCCGTACGACCACCGAGGGCCAGAGCGACGGGCACATCCGCACCCAGCAAGAACTCGCGAGGTCCCTCGACATATTCCGAAGGGGGGGATTCCCACCAGAGCCTGGGGGGCTCCGGAGCGGGAAGAAAGGCCAGGATGTAGTCGGTGAGAGCCTCCAGGAGGTCCAGGTAAAGGGAGCGAGAGATATTCCCTTCGGACAGGTCGTGTTTTAGAACGTCCCATCTCCGCGGCGGGTCATCGGGCAGGAGCTGGGGTTGTGGCGCCGAAGCCTCGGGCGACAAATCTGGAATCTGCTCCTTAACCCGCTGCAGGCGGTACTGAAGCCACTCCAACCGGTAGCCTGCCTGGAGCAGCTGCTGAACCTGCTGCATAGCCCGACCCAGGGCCATCTTGCCGTCTGCGTCGGGTCTCCCACCGGTCCGAAGCCACCAGAACCAGTAAGCCGCGCGCGGGTCCACTTGGGCAATAGCCTCGAACTGGGAGCGCGCACCCCCCCATCCCAGCAATTCCAGCGCGAGGGAACCACGATAAAAAGCAAGCTCATTCCTGTGCGGCGCGTCGAGTGCGTTTGCGTCTATACCCTTGAGCTCGGCCTCTGCATTCTCGAGGCGCCCTCTGGCCACCAGAGCAAACGCCCGCGTCATAGCCCACTCAGCCCGACGATTGGGATCATCCGGGGGCCTCACGCTGCTAAGAATCTGAATGGCCGTGTCAAATAGGCACCCACGACTCAGAGGCGCCAGGGCCAAGGCAAGGAGACTCCGTTGCCAGGGATCATTTGAGCTAAGCAATGGATTCCCAGCCAGGACGGGATGGGTGATCCTCCCTGGGCCTGGATCGGGTTCACAATTCACGAGTTTGACGAGGCGCGCCCCGAGTGCGTAGAGTGCGTGAAGCTCAGGATCCGCAGAGTCATGTGTGGGCGGGAACAAGCCTATGGGCAAGATTCCTCCCCCCGGACACAATCCGGGTGTCCTCCCGCGCCAAAACTGGAGTAGAGTTGCGAAGTCATCCCAAAGGCTCTGGGCTGGTCGGGGCTGCAAGGACAAAATCGCGTCCATACCCTGGATCTCGGGCTCGGCGCCGGGGCATTCCCCAAAGCAGCTCCCGCTCAAAGGCTGGCAGTCCGGGTAAGACCGCCGCCTGGCATCCTGGACCCAACGCGCTGTGCGAAGTGCACGAAGCCCTAAGCACCGCAGACAGCCGCCGGAGACTCCTTCCAAATAGCGCTGTAATTCCTCGAGGGGAGGTGCGTTGGACGCACCTAAGACACGAAGACGCGCCCCCAATCGGACAGCCCAAAGGGTCGCTGTGTCCAAGAGCTCGCGGGCAACCTCCGGTTGGCTCAGAGAGGCCAGACAGTTTACGGCCTCTCTGGCATCTGCGAACGACTCGGCAAAGGCGCGGTTCTCCGCACGGGTTTCCGCTCTGCGCAGAAGCGCGATCCCCAAGAGGAAGTTTCTGTCCTTATCGACGGATCTTGGAAAAGCACGGTCCTGCAGAATCGCGACGCATCTGTCCAGCTGCGAAGCATCGCGTGTAAGCTCGAACAGGCGCAACCGGCACCACGCTTGCACGAGCCGGACGAAATCTCGCCTCTCAGACGGTAGATCTGCCCCTACCTCGGCAACCGATGCGAACTGATCGAGAGCCTGCTGGAGACGTCCTCGGTCCCTCTGCCGCACACCCAGGACGTAGTTGCCAAACGCAACTGTATAGGAAAGAGAGGCGCGTTGAAAACCCGTCAGAGCGTTTTCCCGGAGACATGCCTGTCCGGCATCCGTCAGCGTCCTCAGAACCTCCGGGGAACCGCCGCTCAACGTCTGAAAAATCGCTCCGACCAGCGAGAACTCGAGTTCCTGGCAGCTGGGCTGGGCCGCACACGGGCTTATCCCCCCTCCCGGGCCAAAGCAGAAGGCCACAAGCAGGAGCACAGCGCTCGAAGCCGAACAAAGCCTCATCTCACGAACGATCACGGCTCGCCTCTTGCTTTGCTCCAGCATCGACTACCGCCCGGGCCTGGTGGAGAGCACCACCTGATACCCTCCTTCGCGGCATCCTGGCACTTCCAATGGGTTGATTCCAATTGCCCCCTGGCAGCGTTGTGCCAGCACCATAACTTCACGCGCTATCCTACTTACGTCAACTCTTCCGCCATCCAATCCGACGATCGGGAGTACGTACCTCGAGCATATCGAGCTGGGACATATTACGTAGCAGACGGTACAATGGGGCCCAGGGAAACTGTCAGGATCGATCTCGAGCCAGATGAGTTCCCACGTCAGGTCGGGCCGAATCCGCAACAGGAATCGGCCGGTGAACGGAAAGGCGTACCGAAGGTAACCCTGCCACCGCTTGCACACCGCGCTAATTCGCTCATTGAGGGGCGGCGGATCCGGGTACGTCGGACGAATGTCGCTGACCCTGCCCGCCAACACATCCACTTCGAACTCGAACGGAAGATTGGGACGAGGGCCGGCCCGTAAATCAAGGACCGGCGCAGCACCCGACTTGAGGTACCGGACGCACTCAATTCTTGGCTGTATGGGTATCTGGAAGGCGAAATACCCACGCGGAACCCAACACTCCGGCTCTTGCACCCCGGTTGATTGGCTCAGGGTCTCGCTGGGGTTGAGTAGCCAATGAGCGAAAGGATACAGGAGGGCGCCCGCCACCAAGCCCATTACTATCAGAACCAGAACCCCCCCTCGGTCCAGATCGGCCACTCTCGCCCTTATCCGGGATAGCATCCTTCGCCCTCCCTCCTTGGCTCCACTCCAGCCACCGGTCTTCAGGATCATCGGTTTGAGGGCCCCACAGACGCCGTCATGCCGGCCCTACGGGTCGCACACTACGACCGGAGGCAGGTAAACCACACTGAAACGATCCGGGATTCGGTAGGCATCTGCCGATTCCGGCGAGAGGAACCACTGCGCAACCGCGCTCCCGGATTCCCGACAGAGCTCAACCACATCGTGCACTTCGCCAAAGGTGAATTCGTGTCCGTTATCGGGACCCGCGATGATCAACACACTGGACGCACCGGTAAGAGCTTCCCGGATGTCCTCTGCGTGTGGACCATGATACAACCTGAATTGGCGATTCGCACTCAACCCTTGCAAGTCGGCGATCGCGCTGGCCGTCCGTACGGTATTCCAGACTGCAGCCATCAG
This window encodes:
- a CDS encoding biopolymer transporter ExbD, giving the protein MRRRDTDLRRVELTPLIDCIFLLLIFFLVSLNILPGGGLFRREGAYANEALTRDGSAAGYAVVALKWLHAGGGQWQTYYVGFPSCAGSLMAAVWNTVRTASAIADLQGLSANRQFRLYHGPHAEDIREALTGASSVLIIAGPDNGHEFTFGEVHDVVELCRESGSAVAQWFLSPESADAYRIPDRFSVVYLPPVVVCDP